One stretch of Arachis hypogaea cultivar Tifrunner chromosome 20, arahy.Tifrunner.gnm2.J5K5, whole genome shotgun sequence DNA includes these proteins:
- the LOC112784795 gene encoding protein Asterix yields MSSSHGNDPRMPAAARPYVAPAVAPQDLPIDYAGFIAVIFGVAGVMFRYKLGSWLALIFCAQSVANMRNVENDLKQVMMAMMFSLMGLLTNYFGPPRPSKQS; encoded by the exons ATGTCGTCGTCTCACGGGAACGATCCGCGTATGCCAGCGGCGGCTCGGCCATATGTGGCGCCGGCGGTGGCGCCGCAAGACCTTCCGATAGACTATGCCGGCTTCATCGCCGTCATATTCGGCGTCGCCGGCGTCATGTTCAGGTACAAGCTAGGCTCATGGCTCGCTCTCATATTCTGCGCCCAATCCGTCGCCAACATGAGGAACGTCGAGAACGATCTCAAGCAAGTCATGATGGCTATGAT GTTTTCGTTAATGGGATTGTTAACAAATTATTTTGGACCTCCCAGACCCAGCAAGCAAAGTTGA